A window of Tautonia plasticadhaerens contains these coding sequences:
- a CDS encoding sugar-binding protein — MLTGIIIDGDLSDWPDTIELHPIRNMLDNDLNYSKNGVEEDELATSPDLSAVFSVAYDPDDDLIYLAVIVRDDRVVVGHKGYWDTDAVEIYLDGLFSNTTIPVDVVFGRNDVVDASEVPMEQYLGVPGEGPVYGITRTSGEDRDPVNPILNWGDIAKTRTRMEYHRDGDVTVYEWALQVFDRYPDRPTDLVPGKRIGFDVVVVDKDVPAITDSAEAEPEHARSAWVSWCPGYSGPRFLNAGSIGELVLGSD, encoded by the coding sequence GTGCTGACCGGCATCATCATCGACGGCGACCTCTCCGACTGGCCCGACACGATCGAGCTGCACCCGATCCGGAACATGCTCGATAACGACCTGAATTACAGCAAGAACGGCGTGGAGGAGGACGAGCTGGCGACCAGCCCCGATCTCAGCGCGGTCTTCTCCGTCGCCTACGACCCGGACGACGACCTGATCTACCTGGCCGTCATCGTCCGGGACGACCGCGTCGTCGTCGGCCACAAGGGCTACTGGGACACCGATGCCGTGGAGATCTACCTCGACGGCCTCTTCTCCAACACGACGATCCCCGTCGACGTCGTCTTCGGCCGGAACGACGTCGTCGACGCCTCCGAGGTCCCCATGGAGCAGTACCTCGGCGTCCCCGGCGAGGGGCCGGTCTACGGGATCACACGCACCTCCGGCGAGGACCGAGACCCGGTCAACCCGATCCTCAACTGGGGGGACATCGCCAAGACCAGGACCCGCATGGAGTACCACCGAGACGGCGACGTGACCGTCTATGAGTGGGCCCTCCAGGTATTCGATCGCTACCCCGACCGGCCCACCGACCTCGTCCCCGGCAAGCGCATCGGCTTCGACGTGGTCGTCGTCGACAAGGACGTGCCCGCCATCACCGACTCCGCCGAGGCCGAGCCCGAGCATGCCCGATCCGCCTGGGTCTCCTGGTGCCCCGGCTACAGCGGGCCGAGGTTCCTCAACGCCGGATCGATCGGCGAGCTGGTGCTCGGGTCCGACTGA
- a CDS encoding DUF1501 domain-containing protein, with the protein MNRPFRDLPVTRRQWMRMGALGAAAVSCSGWIEALAAGSASDPARRRSCILLWMNGGPSQMDTFDLKPGHKNGGPFGEVETTVPGIRISEHLPKLARKMDDLAIIRSMSTKEGDHGRASYHLRTGYMPTGPIAYPTLGSLVSKELADPTLELPGFVSIAPFRGLNPAAYAPGFLGHRFAPLIVGESDFGRVVPGGDGAEALKVKDLSPPAGVDLRRADARLGLLADVRDPFLDLRPGDAAYSHRTAYEDAVTMMRSDAVKAFELEDEPDLLRDSYGRNTFGQGCLLARRLVERGVPFVEVTLNGVDGNNILGWDTHQDNFEAVRRLSEVLDPAWATLMEDLKARGLLESTLVVWMGEFGRTPMINGSNGRDHYPNAWSAVVGGGGIAGGQVIGSTTADGTEVEDRPVAVPDLLATACLAMGLDPMAQNMSNLGRPIRFVDPEAKPIREVLA; encoded by the coding sequence ATGAATCGCCCCTTCCGAGACCTGCCCGTCACCCGTCGCCAGTGGATGCGGATGGGCGCCCTCGGCGCCGCGGCCGTCTCGTGTTCCGGCTGGATCGAGGCGCTCGCCGCCGGCTCGGCCTCCGACCCCGCCCGGCGGCGCTCCTGCATCCTGCTCTGGATGAACGGCGGCCCCAGCCAGATGGACACCTTCGACCTCAAGCCGGGCCACAAGAACGGCGGCCCCTTCGGGGAGGTCGAGACCACCGTCCCGGGCATCCGGATCAGCGAGCACCTGCCGAAGCTCGCCCGGAAGATGGACGACCTGGCGATCATCCGGTCGATGAGCACCAAGGAGGGGGACCACGGCCGGGCCTCCTACCACCTGCGCACGGGATACATGCCGACCGGGCCGATCGCCTACCCGACCCTCGGGTCGCTCGTCAGCAAGGAGCTGGCCGACCCCACCCTGGAACTCCCCGGCTTCGTCAGCATCGCCCCGTTCCGGGGCCTGAATCCCGCCGCCTACGCCCCCGGGTTCCTCGGCCACCGCTTCGCGCCGCTGATCGTCGGCGAGTCGGACTTCGGCCGCGTCGTCCCCGGCGGCGACGGCGCCGAGGCGTTGAAGGTGAAGGACCTGTCGCCCCCCGCCGGGGTCGATCTGCGGCGGGCCGACGCCCGCCTCGGCCTGCTGGCCGACGTCCGCGACCCATTCCTCGACCTCCGCCCCGGCGACGCCGCCTACAGCCACCGGACCGCCTACGAGGACGCCGTCACGATGATGCGCTCGGACGCCGTCAAGGCGTTCGAACTGGAGGACGAGCCGGACCTGCTCCGGGATTCCTACGGCCGCAACACCTTCGGTCAGGGCTGCCTGCTGGCCCGGAGGCTGGTCGAGCGTGGGGTCCCCTTCGTCGAGGTCACGCTCAACGGGGTCGACGGCAACAACATCCTCGGCTGGGACACGCACCAGGACAACTTCGAGGCCGTCCGCCGGCTCTCCGAGGTCCTCGACCCCGCCTGGGCGACCCTGATGGAGGACCTCAAGGCCCGGGGCCTGCTCGAGTCCACCCTGGTCGTCTGGATGGGCGAGTTCGGCCGCACCCCGATGATCAACGGCAGCAACGGCCGGGACCACTACCCCAACGCCTGGTCGGCCGTCGTCGGCGGCGGGGGCATCGCCGGGGGCCAGGTCATCGGCTCGACGACCGCCGACGGGACGGAGGTCGAGGACCGCCCGGTGGCCGTCCCCGATCTGCTGGCGACGGCCTGCCTGGCGATGGGCCTCGACCCGATGGCCCAGAATATGTCCAACCTCGGCCGGCCGATCCGGTTCGTCGACCCCGAGGCCAAGCCGATCCGGGAGGTGCTGGCATGA
- a CDS encoding DUF1553 domain-containing protein, translating into MSRFRIPILILGMIPCGAFAASAPAAGDPARGPGEPPTSGAAAAPTPDPYALAEVIDRRIGERLGQVSVEPAPVADDAEFLRRAWLDVAGSIPPASEARAFLLDDDPGKRRKVVDRLLDSPGYVSNMSTQWRKLMIPEAEGDQQVGLVSIGFEPWLRKQFAEGAGHDDMVRDLLTVPLGDDQQTNRIFGGEEPEPSPFGFVAAKAGDPGALAAGTSRLFLGIRLECAQCHDHPFATWSRDEFWGLAAFFSGLDRRSPDMALFQGREIPGRTEIAIPEADRVVQATFLDGDRPRWRYADEPRAVLADWVTSPDNPYFARAAANRFWAQFFGRGLVDPVDEMGPINPPSHPELLDELALRFAQSGFDPKFLIRAITASDAYQRTSAGYAPGQDVPELFARMPVRGLSPEQLYESLIRATGLEREEPLPPFVFGGSSPRKDLLERFAEDGSSPTERRSTILQALTLMNGQLVETAVNPQGNGTLAAVADSYFLSTREKVEALYLAAFGRPPRDEELDRLARFVDRGGPTLDPKRALADVFWALLNSPEFSFNH; encoded by the coding sequence ATGAGCCGGTTCCGGATCCCGATCCTGATCCTCGGCATGATCCCCTGCGGGGCGTTCGCGGCCTCGGCCCCGGCCGCCGGAGACCCGGCCCGGGGGCCGGGCGAGCCGCCGACGTCGGGGGCGGCGGCCGCCCCGACCCCCGACCCGTACGCGCTGGCCGAGGTCATCGACCGCCGGATCGGCGAGCGACTCGGTCAGGTCTCGGTGGAGCCCGCGCCGGTCGCCGACGACGCCGAGTTCCTCCGACGGGCCTGGCTCGACGTCGCCGGCTCCATCCCGCCGGCCTCCGAGGCCCGCGCGTTCCTGCTCGACGACGACCCGGGGAAGCGCCGCAAGGTCGTCGACCGGCTGCTCGACTCCCCCGGCTACGTGTCGAACATGAGCACGCAATGGCGCAAGCTGATGATCCCCGAGGCCGAGGGGGACCAGCAGGTCGGCCTCGTCTCCATCGGGTTCGAGCCCTGGCTCCGCAAGCAGTTCGCCGAGGGGGCCGGCCACGACGACATGGTCCGCGATCTCTTGACCGTGCCCCTGGGGGACGATCAGCAGACGAACCGGATCTTCGGCGGCGAGGAGCCGGAGCCGTCCCCCTTCGGCTTCGTGGCCGCCAAGGCGGGGGACCCCGGCGCCCTGGCCGCGGGCACCTCCCGGCTGTTCCTGGGCATCCGGCTGGAGTGCGCCCAGTGCCACGACCACCCGTTCGCCACCTGGTCCCGCGACGAGTTCTGGGGCCTGGCCGCCTTCTTCTCCGGCCTCGACCGCCGGAGCCCGGACATGGCCCTCTTCCAGGGCCGCGAGATCCCCGGGCGCACCGAGATCGCCATTCCCGAGGCCGACCGGGTCGTCCAGGCCACCTTCCTCGACGGGGACCGGCCCCGCTGGCGATACGCGGACGAGCCCCGCGCCGTGCTGGCCGACTGGGTCACCTCCCCCGACAACCCGTACTTCGCCAGGGCCGCCGCCAACCGGTTCTGGGCCCAGTTCTTCGGCCGGGGGCTGGTCGACCCCGTCGACGAGATGGGCCCGATCAACCCGCCGAGCCACCCCGAGCTGCTCGACGAGCTGGCCCTCCGCTTCGCCCAGAGCGGCTTCGACCCGAAGTTCCTGATCCGGGCCATCACGGCCAGCGACGCCTACCAGCGCACCAGCGCGGGCTACGCCCCCGGCCAGGACGTCCCCGAGCTGTTCGCCCGGATGCCCGTCCGAGGCCTCTCCCCCGAGCAGCTCTACGAGAGCCTGATCCGGGCCACCGGCCTGGAACGCGAGGAGCCGCTGCCCCCGTTCGTCTTCGGCGGCTCGTCGCCGCGGAAGGACCTGCTGGAACGCTTCGCCGAGGACGGTTCCTCGCCGACCGAGCGGCGCTCGACCATCCTCCAGGCCCTGACCCTGATGAACGGCCAGCTCGTCGAGACCGCGGTCAACCCGCAGGGCAACGGCACGCTCGCCGCCGTGGCCGACTCCTACTTCCTCTCGACCCGGGAGAAGGTCGAGGCCCTCTACCTCGCCGCCTTCGGCCGCCCCCCCCGGGACGAGGAGCTCGACCGCCTCGCCCGGTTCGTCGACCGAGGCGGCCCGACGCTCGACCCCAAGCGGGCCCTGGCCGACGTCTTCTGGGCCCTGCTCAACAGCCCGGAGTTCTCCTTCAACCACTGA
- a CDS encoding sugar-binding protein — protein sequence MKQLAATVLVMAASALTTGAMARQEGPGPVERPSVSAPVLEGITIDGDLADWPDSMTIHSLDKLFNYDGSRQNFEDLEGTDLVEPDDLSAAFAVGYSPGEQLLYVAVIVRDDALIASSTSNMTTDAVELFVDGLRGDRQVAHREDIALPEIPVQQYIAIPGDGPVYGLPEPNNPVLTGGDVTQTKTRMAFHRDEDVTIYEWAIQVFDRYPDRPTTLEPGKRIGFDVSVADEDLEEGEVGPGGATQMNRLDWIYWGPQWNGVKHLNADLLGELVFEE from the coding sequence ATGAAACAGCTCGCTGCGACCGTGCTGGTGATGGCTGCCTCGGCGTTGACCACGGGGGCAATGGCACGGCAGGAGGGTCCCGGGCCGGTTGAGCGGCCCTCGGTCTCCGCGCCGGTGCTGGAGGGGATCACGATCGACGGCGACCTGGCCGACTGGCCGGACTCGATGACCATCCATTCGCTGGACAAGCTCTTCAACTACGACGGGAGTCGGCAGAACTTCGAGGACCTGGAGGGCACCGACCTCGTCGAGCCGGACGACCTGAGCGCGGCCTTCGCCGTGGGCTACAGCCCGGGGGAGCAGCTCCTGTACGTGGCGGTCATCGTCCGGGACGACGCCCTGATCGCGAGCAGCACCAGCAACATGACCACGGACGCGGTCGAGCTCTTCGTCGACGGGCTCCGGGGCGATCGGCAGGTCGCCCACCGGGAGGACATCGCACTGCCCGAGATCCCGGTCCAGCAGTACATCGCTATCCCGGGCGACGGGCCGGTCTACGGCCTCCCGGAGCCGAACAACCCCGTCCTGACGGGTGGGGACGTCACGCAGACGAAGACCCGGATGGCGTTCCATCGCGATGAGGATGTCACGATCTACGAATGGGCCATCCAGGTCTTCGACCGCTATCCCGACCGGCCGACGACGCTCGAGCCCGGCAAGCGGATCGGCTTCGACGTCTCCGTGGCGGACGAGGATCTGGAGGAGGGGGAGGTCGGGCCGGGCGGCGCCACCCAGATGAATCGGCTCGACTGGATCTACTGGGGCCCGCAGTGGAACGGCGTGAAGCACCTCAACGCCGACCTCCTCGGCGAACTCGTCTTCGAGGAATGA
- a CDS encoding arylsulfatase, whose product MRDSCSRSRSSRSARPWAGWRPLVDSQGGTLQEPGAPSLPDDGTRLPRPDPRFDGKIGRTFERSTPSYPRPVEAPAGSPNVLLILLDDVGFGMCSTFGGPVETPNLQELADNGISYTRFHTTALCSPTRAALLAGRNHHSVGTGVIIEMGTGYPGYTGIIPRSTALLPKILGENGFATAMFGKWHNTPEPEISPAGPFDRWPTGLGFDEFYGFNQGEAHQFYPTLYRNTVPVEPPSTPEQGYHLTEDLVDEAIAWTRNIDAADPDKPWFAYFSTDAVHAPHHVPADWRGPYKGKFDHGWDRQRELTHARQLELGMIPPGTKLTPRPEEIPAWDETTEDERKVYLRLMENYAEYMAHTDHEVGRLIESLEQSGELDNTLVLYLVGDNGASAEGGLEGTFNELASLLGVQLGLESTINRIDEIGGPTSEPHVPVGWAWAMDAPFKWTKQVASHFGGTRNPLVVRWPAGFEAMGERRTQSHHAIDVVPTILEACKLPEPTVVNGIPQKPIEGVSMAYTFDSPDAESRRTTQYFEMVGNRGIYHDGWLACSRFGVPWQTAGREGDILDTPWELYHIDEDFSQAVDLADEQPEKLQELVKLFFAEAAEYDVLPLDDRKTERLDVANRPSLTEGRTTFTYPNRLRLPEGATPDLKHADHTFSARVTIPEGGAEGMLLTLGGRFAGFGLFLKGGMLVYHYNLAGVDRYQVASDEPVPPGDVTLRMVYVSDSDDPGAGATVTLFADDTRIGEGRIERSLPNRVTLDETLDVGFDTGTPVVDDYPLPFAFTGRLDSVTISLD is encoded by the coding sequence ATGCGCGACTCCTGTTCCCGATCTCGCTCCTCGCGGTCAGCTCGACCCTGGGCTGGGTGGCGGCCTCTGGTTGACTCCCAGGGGGGGACGCTCCAGGAACCCGGTGCCCCTTCCCTGCCGGATGACGGGACGCGGCTCCCCCGGCCTGATCCCCGGTTCGACGGCAAGATCGGCCGGACCTTCGAGCGGTCCACCCCCAGCTATCCCCGGCCCGTGGAGGCGCCGGCGGGGAGCCCGAACGTCCTGCTGATCCTGCTCGACGACGTCGGCTTCGGCATGTGCTCCACCTTCGGCGGGCCGGTCGAGACGCCCAACCTCCAGGAGCTCGCCGACAACGGCATCTCCTACACCCGCTTCCACACCACGGCCCTCTGCTCGCCGACCCGGGCGGCCCTGCTCGCCGGGCGCAACCACCACAGCGTCGGCACCGGGGTCATCATCGAGATGGGCACCGGCTACCCCGGCTACACCGGGATCATCCCCCGGAGTACCGCCCTGTTGCCGAAGATCCTCGGCGAAAACGGCTTCGCCACCGCCATGTTCGGCAAGTGGCACAACACCCCCGAGCCGGAGATCAGCCCCGCCGGGCCGTTCGACCGCTGGCCGACCGGCCTGGGGTTCGACGAGTTCTACGGCTTCAACCAGGGCGAGGCCCACCAGTTCTACCCGACGCTCTACCGCAACACCGTCCCCGTCGAGCCCCCCTCCACCCCGGAGCAAGGCTACCACCTCACCGAGGATTTGGTCGACGAAGCGATCGCCTGGACCCGGAACATCGACGCGGCCGACCCCGACAAGCCCTGGTTCGCCTACTTCAGCACCGACGCCGTCCACGCCCCGCACCACGTCCCGGCCGACTGGCGGGGCCCCTACAAGGGCAAGTTCGACCATGGCTGGGACCGCCAACGCGAACTCACCCACGCCCGGCAGCTTGAGCTGGGCATGATCCCCCCCGGCACGAAGCTCACCCCCAGGCCCGAGGAAATCCCCGCCTGGGACGAGACCACCGAGGATGAGCGGAAGGTCTATCTCCGCCTGATGGAGAACTACGCCGAGTACATGGCCCACACCGACCACGAGGTCGGCCGCCTGATCGAGAGCCTGGAGCAGTCCGGGGAGCTGGACAACACCCTGGTGCTCTACCTCGTCGGCGACAACGGCGCCAGCGCCGAGGGCGGCCTGGAGGGCACCTTCAACGAGCTGGCCAGCCTGCTCGGCGTCCAGCTCGGCCTGGAGAGCACCATCAACCGGATCGACGAGATCGGCGGGCCGACCAGCGAGCCTCACGTCCCGGTCGGCTGGGCCTGGGCCATGGACGCCCCCTTCAAATGGACCAAGCAGGTCGCCAGCCACTTCGGCGGCACCCGGAATCCCCTGGTCGTCCGCTGGCCCGCCGGGTTCGAGGCGATGGGGGAGCGTCGGACCCAGTCCCACCACGCCATCGACGTCGTCCCGACGATCCTGGAGGCGTGCAAGCTCCCCGAGCCGACCGTGGTCAACGGCATCCCCCAGAAGCCGATCGAGGGGGTGAGCATGGCCTACACCTTCGACTCCCCCGACGCCGAAAGCCGCCGCACCACCCAGTACTTCGAGATGGTCGGCAACCGGGGCATCTACCACGACGGCTGGCTCGCCTGCAGCCGGTTCGGGGTCCCCTGGCAGACCGCCGGCCGGGAAGGCGACATCCTCGACACCCCCTGGGAGCTCTACCACATCGACGAGGACTTCAGCCAGGCGGTCGACCTCGCCGACGAGCAACCCGAGAAGCTCCAGGAACTGGTCAAGCTCTTCTTCGCCGAGGCCGCCGAGTACGACGTCCTGCCCCTGGACGACCGCAAGACCGAGCGCCTGGACGTGGCTAACCGCCCCAGCCTGACCGAGGGCCGCACCACCTTCACTTACCCGAATCGCCTCCGACTGCCCGAGGGAGCGACCCCCGACCTCAAGCACGCCGACCACACGTTCTCCGCCCGGGTCACCATCCCCGAGGGCGGAGCCGAGGGGATGCTCCTGACCCTCGGCGGGCGCTTCGCCGGCTTCGGCCTTTTCCTCAAGGGAGGAATGCTCGTTTATCACTACAACCTCGCCGGTGTCGATCGCTACCAGGTCGCATCCGACGAGCCCGTCCCGCCCGGGGACGTCACCCTCCGGATGGTCTACGTCTCCGATTCCGACGACCCCGGCGCCGGTGCCACCGTCACCCTCTTCGCCGACGACACCAGGATCGGCGAGGGCCGGATCGAGCGGAGCCTCCCGAACCGGGTCACGCTGGACGAGACCCTGGATGTCGGGTTCGACACGGGGACCCCGGTCGTCGACGACTACCCGCTCCCCTTCGCGTTCACCGGCCGTCTCGACTCCGTCACCATCAGCCTCGACTGA